A region from the Arachis ipaensis cultivar K30076 chromosome B01, Araip1.1, whole genome shotgun sequence genome encodes:
- the LOC107639255 gene encoding probable enoyl-CoA hydratase 1, peroxisomal, translated as MDRSSSENLILVNREPNGVAIITINRPGSLNSLTRPMMVDLAQAFKALDQDHSVKVIILTGSGRSFCSGVDLTAAEDVFKGDVKDPESDPVIQMDRCRKPIIGAIKGFAITAGFEISLACDILVAAKGSKFIDTHARFGIFPSWGLSQKLSRIIGVNKAREVSLTATPLTAEVAEKLGFVNHVVEDSEVLKKSREIAEAIMKNNQDLVLRYKSVINDGIKLDLGRALSLEKERAHDYYNGMTKEQFKKMQEFIAGRKKPSKL; from the exons ATGGACCGGTCTTCATCGGAGAATCTAATTCTTGTAAACCGGGAACCAAACGGCGTCGCTATCATAACCATTAACCGCCCCGGATCTCTGAACTCCCTCACCCGCCCCATGATGGTGGACCTTGCTCAGGCCTTCAAGGCCCTCGATCAAGACCACTCCGTCAAGGTCATCATACTCACCGGCTCCGGTCGATCATTCTGCTCCGGCGTCGACCTAACCGCCGCCGAGGACGTCTTCAAGGGCGACGTCAAGGACCCCGAAAGCGACCCCGTTATTCAAATGGATCGCTGCCGGAAGCCCATAATCGGAGCCATCAAGGGATTCGCCATCACCGCCGGGTTCGAGATTTCACTCGCCTGTGACATCTTGGTCGCCGCCAAAGGATCCAAGTTCATAGACACCCACGCCAG GTTTGGGATATTTCCTTCGTGGGGATTGTCTCAAAAGCTTTCGCGGATCATAGGAGTCAATAAGGCACGAGAGGTGTCCCTGACGGCGACGCCTTTGACGGCGGAGGTTGCTGAGAAATTGGGTTTTGTGAATCATGTCGTTGAGGACAGTGAAGTGTTGAAGAAAAGCAGAGAAATTGCAGAAGCCATAATGAAAAACAATCAGGACTTGGTGTTGAGATATAAGTCGGTCATAAACGACGGCATCAAGCTTGATCTTGGCCGTGCTCTTTCGCTTGAAAAG GAGAGAGCTCATGATTATTACAATGGAATGACAAAGGAGCAATTCAAAAAGATGCAGGAATTCATAGCTGGGAGAAAGAAACCGTCCAAATTGTAG